A stretch of Myxococcus hansupus DNA encodes these proteins:
- a CDS encoding suppressor of fused domain protein: MKAPETDEDFIQWYEDCWADRDEVEYPKMFGAIDEGVFTLDQTDAIQAWMESELAQVQEADPNWGPMGVRVAPPSESYPYWTYVTSGLSNPFTVTPGEEFPDDAPSGLGYEMVIHTPEEAKWPVFRLLDMMAYNLVSLRAFAMGHRYPVEGSLDGGESKLSGFVFVRDPSRPDHFVLPSGKVQLLTLVGATRNEMAFARSNGMDKLMAKLVAAGSGYISRPDRDEVKL, from the coding sequence ATGAAAGCCCCGGAGACGGACGAAGACTTCATCCAGTGGTACGAAGACTGCTGGGCGGACCGCGACGAAGTCGAGTATCCGAAGATGTTCGGCGCCATTGACGAAGGCGTCTTCACCCTCGACCAGACGGATGCCATCCAGGCGTGGATGGAGAGCGAGCTGGCCCAGGTCCAGGAAGCGGACCCCAACTGGGGCCCCATGGGCGTGCGCGTCGCGCCGCCCAGCGAGAGCTATCCCTACTGGACCTATGTCACCAGCGGACTGTCCAACCCCTTCACCGTCACGCCCGGTGAGGAGTTCCCCGACGACGCGCCCAGCGGGTTGGGCTACGAGATGGTCATCCACACGCCTGAAGAGGCGAAGTGGCCGGTGTTCCGGCTGCTGGACATGATGGCCTACAACCTCGTGTCCCTGCGCGCCTTCGCCATGGGGCACCGCTATCCCGTGGAAGGCTCGCTGGACGGCGGTGAGTCCAAGCTGAGCGGCTTCGTGTTCGTCCGGGACCCGTCCCGGCCCGACCACTTCGTGCTCCCCAGCGGCAAGGTGCAGTTGCTCACCCTGGTGGGCGCCACCCGCAACGAGATGGCCTTCGCTCGCTCCAACGGCATGGACAAGCTGATGGCCAAGCTCGTCGCCGCGGGCTCCGGCTACATCAGCCGGCCCGACCGGGACGAAGTGAAACTGTAG
- a CDS encoding ATP-binding protein, translated as MLLAALEEAERQQPDGCMLLLAVRDVSGAVEDFQWAWANPAGARALGHAPEALRGQRLRALMPDSGLGRRLNLLRDVVEAGRPAVDDFQEGSAWLQGTAVPLRDGVLLRLRDITSAVRLEEGVRDTLDWVGNVLESTPDAFFSVDADWRVTYVNHEAAALSGRSQEQLFRQILWQACPELLGTRMERELRQVATGAGATIFEWRAAPGRWHEVHAWGANGNVSIFGRDITARKRAEAERDVLLSQEQSGRREAEALVHERTRELMAARERLVQSEKLAMAGQLAAGVGHEINNPLSYVVGNLQFALEQLESITSPTPYAHVSALREAMEALREAKEGAERIRTTVRDLQTFARAEEPRLSPVDVHAALEFGLSMAMPHLGHRARVEKRFGEVPTAMAHETRLGQVFLQLLINAAQAIPEGDVERYEVTLSTWKDAAAVVVEIADNGHGMAPEVLERAFEPFFTTRPMGEGAGLGLSTSLGLVRSMGGELTATSAPGVGSVFQVRLPTTDAAAPDAQPEEGPDVRIRKRVLVVDDEPLLAAVLGRVLGTRHEVVVVHNGREALELLARDPNFDRVFCDLMMDGMTGMDVHDALAVRDPEMLSRFVFMTGGAFSERARAFLQSVPLPRIEKPFELRILHALVDEAPPRAGSQERPAREPGAV; from the coding sequence ATGTTGTTGGCTGCGCTCGAGGAGGCGGAGCGCCAGCAACCCGACGGCTGCATGCTGTTGCTGGCCGTTCGCGACGTGTCTGGCGCGGTGGAGGACTTCCAGTGGGCGTGGGCGAATCCCGCGGGGGCTCGAGCGTTGGGGCACGCGCCGGAGGCCCTGCGAGGCCAACGGCTGCGCGCGTTGATGCCCGACTCCGGGTTGGGCCGCCGGCTGAACCTGCTGCGTGACGTGGTGGAGGCGGGACGGCCCGCGGTGGACGACTTCCAGGAGGGAAGCGCCTGGCTGCAGGGAACGGCGGTGCCGCTGCGAGACGGCGTGCTGCTGCGCTTGCGAGACATCACCAGCGCGGTGCGGCTGGAAGAGGGGGTCCGCGACACGCTGGACTGGGTGGGCAACGTGTTGGAGTCGACGCCCGACGCGTTCTTCTCCGTGGACGCGGACTGGCGCGTCACCTACGTGAATCACGAGGCGGCGGCCCTCAGCGGTCGCTCGCAGGAGCAGCTCTTCCGGCAGATTCTGTGGCAGGCCTGCCCGGAGCTGTTGGGCACGCGCATGGAGCGGGAGCTGCGTCAGGTGGCCACCGGTGCGGGCGCCACCATCTTCGAATGGCGCGCCGCGCCCGGCCGCTGGCACGAAGTCCACGCCTGGGGCGCGAACGGCAATGTCTCCATCTTCGGAAGGGACATCACCGCGAGGAAGCGCGCGGAGGCCGAGCGGGACGTGCTCCTCTCCCAGGAGCAATCCGGCCGGCGGGAAGCGGAGGCGCTGGTCCATGAGCGCACGCGCGAGCTCATGGCCGCGCGCGAACGCCTGGTGCAGTCGGAGAAGCTGGCCATGGCGGGCCAGCTCGCGGCGGGCGTGGGCCACGAAATCAACAACCCGCTCTCCTACGTCGTGGGCAACCTCCAATTCGCGCTGGAGCAGCTCGAATCCATCACATCCCCCACGCCGTACGCCCACGTCAGTGCTTTGCGAGAAGCGATGGAGGCCCTGCGCGAGGCCAAGGAGGGCGCCGAGCGCATCCGCACCACCGTCCGGGACTTGCAGACCTTCGCCCGCGCGGAGGAGCCGCGCCTGTCACCGGTGGATGTGCACGCGGCGCTGGAGTTCGGCCTCTCCATGGCGATGCCGCACCTGGGCCATCGCGCCCGGGTGGAGAAGCGCTTCGGTGAGGTGCCCACGGCGATGGCGCATGAAACGCGCTTGGGGCAGGTGTTCCTCCAATTGCTCATCAACGCCGCGCAAGCCATTCCCGAAGGGGACGTGGAGCGCTACGAGGTGACGCTCTCCACGTGGAAGGACGCGGCCGCGGTGGTGGTGGAAATCGCTGACAATGGCCACGGCATGGCGCCCGAGGTGTTGGAGCGTGCCTTCGAGCCCTTCTTCACCACGCGCCCGATGGGCGAGGGCGCCGGGCTGGGGCTGTCCACCAGCCTGGGCCTGGTGCGCAGCATGGGCGGCGAGCTGACCGCGACGAGCGCCCCGGGCGTGGGCAGTGTGTTTCAGGTGCGCCTGCCCACCACGGATGCCGCCGCGCCGGACGCGCAGCCCGAGGAAGGGCCGGACGTCAGAATCCGCAAGCGCGTGCTGGTGGTGGATGACGAGCCCTTGCTCGCGGCGGTGCTGGGGCGGGTGCTCGGCACGCGTCACGAGGTGGTGGTGGTCCACAATGGGCGTGAGGCGCTGGAGTTGCTCGCGCGCGACCCGAACTTCGACCGCGTCTTCTGCGACCTGATGATGGACGGGATGACGGGGATGGACGTGCACGACGCGCTGGCCGTCCGGGACCCGGAGATGCTCTCGCGCTTCGTCTTCATGACGGGCGGAGCCTTCTCCGAGCGCGCGAGGGCCTTCCTCCAATCCGTGCCGCTGCCACGAATCGAGAAGCCCTTCGAGCTGCGCATCCTGCACGCGCTGGTGGACGAAGCCCCGCCACGCGCCGGCAGCCAGGAGCGGCCGGCGCGCGAGCCAGGGGCGGTGTGA
- a CDS encoding dipeptide epimerase produces MTPTLITAIHFEPLRLPLTEPFAIATGAQYAAENVLVRLTLADGTQGLGEAAPFPAVSGETQASTLGALEQVRAGLVGQDVRAWRPVSEALGDSLALAPAARCAVETAMLDALARHYRVPLYVLFGGAQRTLDIDMTVTAGDVAHARQSAQAILARGISTLKVKVGALPPDEDAARLVAIHAVAPQARLFADANGGYDVAEALAFMKELERADVPLALFEQPVPAHDVAGMAELTRRSRVPVCADESARSAKDVLRLIREGAAHAINIKTMKCGVVEALTMWSLARAAGLELMVGGMVESVLAMSASAHLAAGLGGFTYADLDTPLFIASHPFLGGARYAGARLELPVDAPGHGVTLA; encoded by the coding sequence ATGACGCCCACCCTCATCACCGCCATCCACTTCGAGCCGCTGCGACTGCCCCTCACCGAGCCCTTCGCCATCGCCACCGGCGCCCAGTACGCCGCGGAGAACGTGCTGGTGCGACTGACTTTGGCGGATGGCACGCAGGGACTGGGCGAGGCGGCCCCCTTCCCCGCCGTCAGCGGTGAAACCCAGGCCAGCACCCTGGGCGCGCTGGAGCAGGTGCGCGCGGGGCTGGTGGGGCAGGATGTTCGCGCATGGCGGCCCGTGTCCGAGGCGCTCGGCGATTCGCTCGCGCTGGCTCCCGCCGCCCGGTGTGCCGTGGAGACGGCGATGCTGGATGCGCTGGCCCGTCACTATCGCGTCCCGCTGTACGTCCTGTTTGGCGGCGCCCAGCGCACGCTGGACATCGACATGACGGTGACGGCGGGAGACGTGGCGCATGCGCGACAGTCCGCGCAGGCCATCCTGGCGCGGGGCATCTCCACGCTGAAGGTGAAGGTCGGCGCGCTGCCACCGGACGAAGACGCCGCGCGGCTGGTAGCCATCCACGCGGTGGCCCCGCAGGCCCGCCTCTTCGCGGATGCCAACGGTGGCTACGACGTGGCCGAGGCACTGGCCTTCATGAAAGAGCTGGAGCGCGCCGACGTGCCCCTCGCGCTCTTCGAGCAGCCCGTGCCCGCGCATGACGTGGCCGGTATGGCGGAGCTCACGCGTCGCTCGCGCGTGCCCGTGTGCGCGGATGAGTCAGCGCGCTCGGCGAAGGACGTGCTGCGTCTCATCCGGGAAGGCGCCGCGCATGCCATCAACATCAAGACGATGAAGTGCGGGGTCGTGGAGGCGCTGACGATGTGGAGCCTCGCCCGCGCCGCGGGATTGGAGCTGATGGTGGGCGGCATGGTGGAGAGCGTGCTGGCCATGTCCGCCTCCGCCCATCTCGCCGCGGGTCTCGGTGGATTCACATACGCCGACCTGGATACGCCGCTGTTCATCGCCAGCCACCCCTTTCTCGGCGGGGCCCGGTACGCCGGCGCGCGGCTGGAGCTTCCAGTGGATGCGCCAGGGCACGGCGTCACATTGGCTTGA
- a CDS encoding response regulator transcription factor — protein sequence MLGASTSPFRLSLVAEDPLARGALSRALSDQADVPFVVASGTQVDLESAPGAPPDVVLWDTGLRPSKAQARVETPDLGAPVLALVADETAAEAALGAGARGLLFRDVEPATLTAGLLAVARGLSVFDPALSELRAMPRDAPLGPSTGAPDALTPREREVLGLLAEGLSNKAIADRLSISEHTAKFHVNAVLAKLGVQRRTEAVVRAAKLGWVTL from the coding sequence GTGCTGGGCGCATCCACATCCCCCTTTCGACTCTCGCTCGTGGCGGAGGACCCGCTCGCACGGGGTGCGCTTTCCCGGGCGCTGAGCGACCAGGCGGACGTGCCCTTCGTGGTGGCCTCCGGCACCCAGGTGGACCTGGAGTCCGCGCCCGGAGCGCCGCCCGATGTGGTGCTGTGGGACACCGGACTGCGGCCGTCGAAGGCACAGGCGCGCGTGGAGACGCCGGACCTGGGCGCCCCGGTGCTCGCGCTGGTGGCGGACGAGACCGCAGCGGAGGCGGCGCTGGGCGCGGGAGCCCGCGGGTTGCTCTTCCGGGACGTGGAACCGGCGACGCTGACAGCGGGCCTGCTCGCCGTCGCCCGAGGGTTGAGCGTGTTCGACCCCGCCCTCTCGGAGCTGCGCGCCATGCCACGCGACGCCCCGCTCGGGCCGTCCACGGGTGCGCCGGACGCGCTGACACCTCGCGAGCGAGAGGTGCTCGGCCTGCTCGCGGAAGGGCTGTCGAACAAAGCCATCGCGGACCGGCTCTCCATCAGCGAGCACACCGCCAAGTTCCACGTCAACGCCGTGCTCGCCAAGCTGGGCGTCCAGCGGCGCACCGAGGCCGTGGTCCGCGCGGCCAAGCTCGGCTGGGTGACCTTGTAG
- a CDS encoding AAA family ATPase — protein MANQDWVTRLLSGRATADKNLNVHLSERDGGSLHDKMRQAYWWITNNAVICPYYDLEFGASAALKTPAGDELHLPEDTSYSSFVLIPLLTLFTCRRALLVGGPGRGKTTSAILMALLSGMGRDEVHRGIQRGHPQLSIADLLGAPLPSDMLKAEDLSAVKVSWRKWISQRVKIIDEYNRIPTKTQSALLSLMAEGYAEMMDQYVYAGRSSWFLTANDDQGGGTFQVIEALKDRIDVVVRAVPFNSGFMDQLLLRLEADKSPEELLPKEIVFTPGELERAYASILEVEVPKDVLERIAFFLGQLDFCRMASPRFEFKHKDTLKLAGQTVAAVCNEQCPLDKKVHLCTQTENGVSVRAYQTILHFAKAMAFFRGHTAVELEDFRQIAPWVLHEKLVPNPRSAFFEVKGHRMLLQDRVAWLRNMFDMAMSHYDTHEPIRRKVTVLRQELDKGLSGVDLRTTEKRMNQVTVLMKVLLSQRELSGPVYEDVIHLKSMYSRYRNYATWLKENPGGRQ, from the coding sequence ATGGCCAATCAGGACTGGGTGACGCGCCTGCTTTCCGGACGCGCGACGGCGGACAAGAATCTCAACGTCCACCTCTCCGAGCGCGACGGCGGCAGCCTCCACGACAAGATGCGGCAGGCGTATTGGTGGATCACCAACAACGCCGTCATCTGTCCCTACTACGACCTCGAGTTCGGCGCGTCCGCGGCCCTCAAGACACCGGCGGGTGACGAGCTCCATCTCCCCGAGGACACCAGCTACAGCTCGTTCGTCCTCATCCCCCTGCTCACCCTGTTCACCTGCCGGCGCGCGCTGCTCGTGGGCGGGCCCGGACGCGGCAAGACGACGTCCGCCATCCTCATGGCCCTGCTGTCCGGCATGGGCCGCGACGAGGTCCACCGCGGCATCCAGCGCGGGCATCCGCAGTTGTCCATCGCGGACCTGCTGGGCGCGCCGCTGCCCTCCGACATGCTCAAGGCGGAGGACCTGTCCGCCGTGAAGGTGAGCTGGCGCAAGTGGATTAGCCAGCGCGTCAAAATCATCGACGAGTACAACCGCATCCCCACCAAGACACAGTCCGCCCTGCTGTCCCTCATGGCCGAGGGCTACGCGGAGATGATGGACCAGTACGTCTACGCGGGCCGCTCATCCTGGTTCCTCACCGCCAACGACGACCAGGGCGGCGGCACCTTCCAGGTCATCGAGGCGCTGAAGGACCGCATCGACGTGGTGGTGCGCGCGGTGCCGTTCAACTCGGGCTTCATGGACCAGCTCCTCCTGCGCCTGGAGGCGGACAAGTCCCCCGAGGAGCTGCTGCCCAAGGAAATCGTCTTCACGCCCGGCGAGCTGGAGCGCGCCTATGCCTCCATCCTGGAGGTGGAGGTGCCCAAGGACGTGCTGGAGCGCATCGCGTTCTTCCTGGGGCAGCTCGACTTCTGCCGCATGGCCTCGCCGCGCTTCGAGTTCAAGCACAAGGACACGCTCAAGCTGGCCGGTCAGACGGTGGCCGCGGTGTGCAACGAGCAGTGTCCCTTGGACAAGAAGGTGCACCTCTGCACGCAGACGGAGAACGGCGTCAGCGTGCGCGCGTACCAGACCATCCTCCACTTCGCGAAGGCCATGGCCTTCTTCCGCGGCCACACCGCCGTGGAGCTGGAGGACTTCCGGCAGATTGCCCCCTGGGTGCTGCACGAGAAGCTGGTGCCCAACCCGCGCAGCGCCTTCTTCGAGGTGAAGGGCCACCGCATGCTCCTCCAGGACCGCGTGGCCTGGCTGCGGAACATGTTCGACATGGCCATGAGCCACTACGACACGCACGAGCCCATCCGGCGGAAGGTGACGGTGCTGCGCCAGGAGCTGGACAAGGGCCTGTCCGGCGTGGACCTGCGCACCACCGAGAAGCGCATGAACCAGGTGACGGTGCTGATGAAGGTGCTGCTCTCGCAGCGCGAGCTGTCCGGCCCCGTCTACGAGGACGTCATCCACCTCAAATCCATGTACAGCCGCTACCGGAACTACGCGACGTGGCTGAAGGAGAACCCGGGCGGGCGCCAATGA
- a CDS encoding M48 family metalloprotease: MTPTRFTSEDVAECWRDALALWDVRVQLSPPEPHVKFHPDASHAQEPLAYIDLVKRQVFVNFELLATMRATGSLTAVLAHEIGHHARFPHTLGWDAELRVQEQRLMPGLKQSLTNLFYDLQVNEVVGRTHAEDLCAVYRGFQRVQGGEMSPLFFFYLAIYEELWGLAPGDLVPATQLQPMEQRFPGVRAEARMFAQTFYALPNGKLQFLYFCSTFIRFIEKPADLEFSLPLGGDVSVPDVDDLDAAIHGSSRWDDALDDAEARGWLEPMSTHSREEDALDTIHRVTEHLPGKGGGTLRRALVSRHYRRLVDQHILKLPTTPSQPEPYLRTTPQAWEYGDDPSSIDWTLSVLSQGHLAAVSPLRRELEADLPPPSELGVPSVEIYLDTSGSMPAPERGLNAMTLAAQVLSASALRKKATVRGVVYSHHNPLVSPWMYDEETARDFLLSYIGGGTQFPFDLLDALSQERPDAMRIIISDSDFLWNIASEKDLEPVLASIRRSRLVVAVLALPDELRARTVLEPLLRERRFRLVLVRWPSDFGKAAADLAQALLEN, translated from the coding sequence ATGACGCCGACGCGCTTCACCTCGGAGGACGTGGCCGAGTGCTGGCGCGACGCGCTGGCGCTGTGGGACGTGCGCGTGCAGCTCAGTCCTCCCGAGCCCCACGTGAAGTTCCATCCCGACGCGAGCCACGCGCAGGAGCCGCTCGCGTACATCGACCTGGTGAAGCGGCAGGTCTTCGTCAACTTCGAGCTCCTGGCCACCATGCGGGCCACCGGCAGCCTCACCGCCGTGCTGGCGCATGAAATCGGCCACCACGCGCGCTTCCCGCACACGCTGGGCTGGGACGCGGAGCTGCGCGTGCAGGAGCAGCGGCTGATGCCCGGGCTGAAGCAATCCCTCACCAACCTGTTCTACGACTTGCAGGTCAACGAGGTGGTGGGCCGCACGCACGCGGAAGACTTGTGCGCGGTGTACCGAGGCTTCCAGCGCGTGCAGGGCGGCGAGATGTCGCCGCTGTTCTTCTTCTACCTGGCCATCTACGAGGAGCTGTGGGGCCTGGCCCCCGGCGACCTGGTGCCCGCCACGCAACTCCAGCCCATGGAGCAGCGGTTCCCCGGCGTGCGCGCCGAGGCCCGCATGTTCGCGCAGACCTTCTACGCGCTGCCGAACGGGAAGCTCCAGTTCCTCTACTTCTGCTCCACCTTCATCCGCTTCATCGAGAAGCCGGCGGACCTCGAGTTCTCCCTGCCCCTGGGCGGAGACGTCTCCGTGCCGGACGTGGATGACCTGGACGCCGCCATTCACGGCAGCAGCCGCTGGGACGATGCGCTGGACGATGCGGAGGCGCGGGGCTGGCTGGAGCCCATGAGCACCCACTCCCGGGAAGAGGATGCGCTGGACACCATCCACCGCGTCACCGAGCACCTGCCCGGCAAGGGTGGAGGGACGCTGCGGCGCGCGCTGGTGTCCCGGCATTACCGGCGACTGGTGGACCAGCACATCCTGAAGCTCCCGACGACGCCGTCCCAGCCGGAGCCCTACCTGCGCACCACGCCCCAGGCGTGGGAGTACGGCGATGACCCGTCCAGCATCGACTGGACGTTGAGCGTGTTGTCCCAGGGCCACCTGGCCGCCGTGTCACCGCTGCGCCGCGAGCTGGAGGCGGACCTGCCCCCGCCCTCCGAGCTGGGCGTGCCGTCGGTGGAAATCTACCTGGACACCAGCGGCTCCATGCCCGCCCCGGAGCGGGGCCTCAACGCGATGACGCTGGCGGCCCAGGTGCTGTCCGCCTCCGCGCTGCGGAAGAAGGCCACGGTGCGCGGCGTCGTGTACTCGCATCACAACCCGCTGGTGTCGCCGTGGATGTATGACGAGGAGACGGCGCGCGACTTCCTCCTGTCCTATATCGGCGGCGGCACGCAGTTCCCCTTCGACCTCCTGGACGCCCTGTCACAAGAGCGGCCCGATGCGATGCGCATCATCATCTCCGACAGCGATTTCCTCTGGAACATCGCCTCGGAGAAGGACCTGGAGCCCGTGCTGGCCTCCATCCGGCGCTCGCGGCTGGTGGTGGCCGTGCTCGCGCTTCCTGACGAACTTCGCGCCCGGACCGTCCTCGAGCCGCTGCTGCGGGAGCGCCGCTTCCGCCTGGTGTTGGTGCGGTGGCCCTCGGATTTCGGGAAGGCCGCCGCCGACCTTGCCCAGGCATTGCTGGAGAATTGA